The Haloprofundus salinisoli region AGTGCCGAGAAGGGTCCGTCGTCTCATGAACGCGACTAAGCCTATCGTGCAGTTACGGGTTCTGGTCCGGTTCTCGAAGAAACGCGTCCACGCGCGGACCTCCGGTGGGCGGCGCTCACTGTTCGAGCAACCCGTCGACGAGTCGCGTGAAGCGGTCGACGAATCGCTCGGGCAGCGACGGCGACACCGACGATAGCAGGCGAGCGGTTGCTTCGGGGTGCGCCAGCGCGAGCGTCACGTGGCCGCGGCTATCGTAGCGCTTCTCGACGATCGACTGCTCTTCGAGGCGCTTGGTGTGCCACGAGAGCGTGCTTCTGGCGATGCCGACTTCGCCGGCGACGTCGGTGGGCGTCGCTTCGCCGCGTTCGAGGAGGACGCCGAGCACGTCGCGGGCCGTCTCGCGGCGCACCAGTGCCAGCACGCCGCGTTCCCACTCGTCGAACGTCGACGGGTAGTAGTGGGTCTTGCCGTACAGACGCGTCTCCGCGACCCGCTCGTCGCGGCCGAGTCGGCGGAGGTGGTACTGGACCTGCCCGGGCGCGAGGTCCAGCGTCCGGACGAGTTCGTTGAAGTGGACGCCCGGGTTGTGCCGGACGTGCGCCGCGATACGGTTGCGCGTCGCGCTCATCGTCGCTCACCCATCGGCGACGCCCGTTCGATGCTGCGCGCGTAGTACACCGCCGCGATGACGAGGGCGACCATCACGAAGTCGAGCGCGTGTTCGATGGCGTGGTGGGAGGGAAACGGGATGACGCCGCCGATGGTGAGGACGGCGACGCCGCTTCGGGCCAGAAGCGCCGCGAGCGCCAAGACGACGAGCGTGTGCGAACGCGACTGCCGGCGCAGCAGCGCGATGAGCCCGACGGCGACGATGAGCGTCGAACTGAACCCCGCCAGCACGACGGCGGCCACCTCCGGAGCGCTCATCGTGGGAGCGGCGTGTACTGCGAGCGAGTGCATCTCTATCTGTCCGAGGTTAGGCGTCGACGGTTATGGCTTGATTGGTGTGGTTCTCGAAAGAGGTCGACGGCGAGTTCGCAGCCGCCGCCGGTCGCGTTCTGCGGGTTATTCCGTTCGACACCCGCACCAGAACCCCTATCCGCGAAACGCTCCTAGCGACGACGATGAGTCCGGGGACCGACGAGTGGAGTCGCAGAGACGTGTTGAAAGCCGCCGTCGCCGTCGGCGGCGCGGGTGCGCTCTCGGCCTGTCTCGACCTCACCGACGAACCCGTTCCGGCGGGCATCTCCGACCCCTCGACGCTACCGGAACGACAGCACGCCTGGGACGATCTGCTCACGCGCGACGGCGCGGAGAACGTCGAACTCCCGCGGCACCATACGTTTCTGTATCTGACGCTCGACCGCGAGGGGACGCCGACGTCCGCGGACCGCCGCGTGGTCGAAGAGGCGCTGTCGACGCTGGACCGCGCCTACGAGCGGAGCAACGAGGGTCTCATTCACTCGCTCGCCTTTTCGCCGGCGTACTTCTCGCGCTTCGACGACCCGCTTCCCGAGAACGTCGACCTGCCGGAACCGCGGGCGCTGTCACCGTTCGAGAACCCGACGTTCGACAGACAAGACGCCCTCTTACACTTGACCAGCGACCGCGCCGACGCCCTGTTGGAAGCCGAGGAGGCGTTGACCGGCGAGCGGGACACCGCGAACGGCGTGGCGATGGAGACGCCGCTGTCGGCCGCGTTCTCCGTCGACTCCCGGCGAACGGGGTTCATCGGCAAGGGCATGCCCGCCGAGAAACAGGACGTGGCGGGAGTCCCCGACGGTGACCCGGTGCCCGAGGAGTCGCCGCTGTTCATGGGGTTCAAGGCGGGGTTCGCGGGAAATCAGGCGACCGAGGAGTACGTCACCATCCCCGACGGGCCGTTCGCGGGCGCGACGACTAAACACGTCTCGAAACTCCGCCAGCGACTCGAAGACTGGTACGTCGAGCAGGATTTCGACGACCGGGTCGCCGAGATGTTCAGCCCCGAACACGCCGAACGCGGCCTCGTCGAGGGCGTCGGCGACAACCTCGGCGACCACAGCGGCGTGACGCCCGAGATCGTCGACCGCATCCGCGAGCACGCCCAGCAGTACGGCCGCGTCGGCCACGCTCAGAAAGCCGCCCGCGCCAACCGCGACGACGAGGGGAACGTCCGGCTGCTGCGACGACACGTCGAGTCGACCGACGAGGACGAGGCGAGCCTCCACTTCCCGACGCTCCAGCGTCACATCACCGACTTCGAGGAAGTGAGAGAGGCGATGAACGGCACCGACCTCACGGACGAACCGGCAATCCGGCAGCGGGTGAACAACGGGATTTTGGAGTACATCTTCGTGAAGAACCGCGGGAACTTCCTCGTGCCGCCGCGTCGCCTGCGGGCATTGCCGACGCCGACGGGCGAAGTTCCGGAGTTGTAACCCCTCCCGCTGGCTCAAACCGCCACGACCGCGAGATAATCCACAGCGACAGCACCGTGTAGCCGACCATCAGCGTCGCCAGCGGCGCGTGGGAGGCGAGCGCTGCCTGAGTGACGGGCGCGACCCCGAGAGACGACGTCGGCGATGACGGCGGCGGTGACGACGGCGACGCCCGCGACGGCGACGAGCGCAACGGAGAGAGCGAAGAGCGCGACGGTGATCGGTTCGTCCGTCAAAGGCGA contains the following coding sequences:
- a CDS encoding DUF7405 family protein, giving the protein MSPGTDEWSRRDVLKAAVAVGGAGALSACLDLTDEPVPAGISDPSTLPERQHAWDDLLTRDGAENVELPRHHTFLYLTLDREGTPTSADRRVVEEALSTLDRAYERSNEGLIHSLAFSPAYFSRFDDPLPENVDLPEPRALSPFENPTFDRQDALLHLTSDRADALLEAEEALTGERDTANGVAMETPLSAAFSVDSRRTGFIGKGMPAEKQDVAGVPDGDPVPEESPLFMGFKAGFAGNQATEEYVTIPDGPFAGATTKHVSKLRQRLEDWYVEQDFDDRVAEMFSPEHAERGLVEGVGDNLGDHSGVTPEIVDRIREHAQQYGRVGHAQKAARANRDDEGNVRLLRRHVESTDEDEASLHFPTLQRHITDFEEVREAMNGTDLTDEPAIRQRVNNGILEYIFVKNRGNFLVPPRRLRALPTPTGEVPEL
- a CDS encoding DUF7471 family protein, with amino-acid sequence MHSLAVHAAPTMSAPEVAAVVLAGFSSTLIVAVGLIALLRRQSRSHTLVVLALAALLARSGVAVLTIGGVIPFPSHHAIEHALDFVMVALVIAAVYYARSIERASPMGERR
- a CDS encoding winged helix-turn-helix transcriptional regulator, giving the protein MSATRNRIAAHVRHNPGVHFNELVRTLDLAPGQVQYHLRRLGRDERVAETRLYGKTHYYPSTFDEWERGVLALVRRETARDVLGVLLERGEATPTDVAGEVGIARSTLSWHTKRLEEQSIVEKRYDSRGHVTLALAHPEATARLLSSVSPSLPERFVDRFTRLVDGLLEQ